Proteins from a single region of Hermetia illucens chromosome 3, iHerIll2.2.curated.20191125, whole genome shotgun sequence:
- the LOC119653002 gene encoding histone H2A-beta, sperm-like, producing the protein MSCPSKKYLSRSKRAGLTFPVGRILRFLKEGNYAKRVGATAAVVLAAIMEYLVSEVLELGANAARDNGRARIRPRHLQLAIRNDSALDEFLTNVNIPEGGVVPNIDPSLLPSSRKEGGYYS; encoded by the coding sequence ATGTCCTGTCCTagtaaaaaatatttgagtcgTTCAAAAAGAGCCGGCTTGACATTTCCCGTAGGTAGAATCCTCCGGTTCTTGAAGGAAGGGAACTATGCAAAACGTGTCGGCGCAACTGCGGCTGTGGTCTTAGCTGCAATCATGGAGTACTTGGTATCCGAAGTGTTGGAGTTGGGAGCAAACGCTGCTCGAGATAATGGAAGAGCAAGAATTCGACCGAGACATCTTCAACTGGCCATACGCAATGACTCAGCCCTAGATGAATTTTTAACAAATGTGAATATCCCTGAGGGTGGTGTTGTGCCAAATATTGACCCGTCGTTATTACCGAGTAGTAGGAAAGAAGGGGGTTATTATTCATGA